A region from the Halomarina litorea genome encodes:
- a CDS encoding acyltransferase — translation MTKRHVSLPPEAEEGLEAFISEVDERLSGPEDTCEVVRDVLVDLYGDREAYDRWQDGGDVSPAERVRLQGYDPCNSTLESEYYAEKDEERFRRSKHLQWLWRQFDATPMADNIAFALRFRQMLANHLFEEAGENLRIFKGVTFSYGHNISVGDNTVIHDDVHLDDRGKLTIGNRVSISDNAHILTHDHDVNDQTAVQNFHTIIEDDVRVTYDTLVRAGVRMGENSILAAKSALGADVPAHHVAAGTPAKSIAVKEGWESVAEPLEGANVDRRAEREIPYELPDDLDVFDEFGRTLSPPGLPESPGQD, via the coding sequence ATGACTAAACGGCACGTCTCACTCCCGCCGGAGGCGGAGGAGGGCCTCGAGGCGTTCATCAGTGAGGTCGACGAACGACTGTCGGGGCCGGAGGACACCTGCGAGGTAGTGCGTGACGTCCTCGTCGACCTCTACGGGGACCGGGAGGCCTACGACCGCTGGCAGGACGGCGGGGACGTCTCGCCGGCCGAACGGGTCCGCCTGCAGGGGTACGACCCGTGTAACTCCACGCTCGAATCCGAGTACTACGCCGAGAAGGACGAGGAGCGCTTCCGCCGGTCGAAGCACCTCCAGTGGCTCTGGCGGCAGTTCGACGCCACACCGATGGCCGACAACATCGCCTTCGCGCTCCGGTTCCGGCAGATGCTCGCGAACCACCTCTTCGAGGAGGCCGGCGAGAACCTCCGCATCTTCAAGGGCGTCACCTTCTCCTACGGTCACAACATCTCCGTCGGGGACAACACCGTCATCCACGACGACGTCCACCTCGACGACCGGGGGAAGCTCACTATCGGGAACCGCGTCTCCATCTCCGACAACGCCCACATCCTCACGCACGACCACGACGTGAACGACCAGACCGCCGTACAGAACTTCCACACCATCATCGAGGACGACGTACGCGTCACCTACGACACGCTCGTCAGGGCCGGCGTCCGCATGGGCGAGAACTCCATCCTCGCCGCGAAGAGCGCCCTCGGCGCGGACGTGCCCGCCCACCACGTCGCGGCCGGGACACCCGCCAAGAGCATCGCCGTCAAGGAGGGATGGGAGAGCGTCGCCGAACCGCTGGAGGGCGCGAACGTGGACCGACGGGCGGAACGCGAGATTCCCTACGAACTCCCCGACGACCTCGACGTGTTCGACGAGTTCGGGCGCACGCTGTCGCCGCCGGGCCTCCCCGAAAGCCCGGGCCAGGACTGA